A genome region from Glutamicibacter arilaitensis Re117 includes the following:
- a CDS encoding heavy metal translocating P-type ATPase, with protein sequence MKLGQLIRRYPLLAAAVIALLATGAAALAGMDAASRWIAWIAIAGAVLWIGAGMVKDLLRGHYGLDILALVAIIACLLVGEYLASLIIVLMLSGGEALEDFAQRRATSELSALLDRSPLQAHLAADESGQDVADVPVEQVEVGDLLLVRPGELVPVDGLMRSEAGSFDESSLTGEPLPVIHARGSEVMSGSVNGSQAVYLQALRRSSDSQYQQIIALVRQAQDSKAPVVRLADKFAIPFTLLSLLIAGIAWAVSGDPVRFAQVLVLATPCPLLIAVPVAFLGGMSRASKEGVVVKGGAVLEQLAKVRSAAFDKTGTLTAGRPALLGIQTQLDPDELLQLVASAEQFSTHVMAAGLTAALADRGLPLLPAEDAQEVATNGVSALVDGRRVAVGKPSFIAAIDPALERVELEPGQSAAYVAVDNSFAGVILMADAPRPEASAVLRWMRDHGVENQVMLTGDVEQTALGVAAQVGIGKVEAELRPGQKVQLLKDMQPRPVLMLGDGTNDAPALAAADIGMAMGSRGSTAAGQAADAVVLRDSLGPVAQVMAISRYTLSVAHSAIWIGIGLSVGLMLVATTGVIPAVTGALLQEVVDLVVIVYALRTLRGPRPADFHGALPTQSTVALAQHVRSRD encoded by the coding sequence GTGAAACTGGGACAACTGATTCGACGCTATCCGCTGTTGGCCGCGGCGGTCATCGCCCTGCTCGCCACGGGAGCCGCCGCCTTGGCCGGCATGGACGCCGCCAGCCGGTGGATCGCATGGATTGCCATCGCTGGCGCCGTGCTATGGATCGGCGCCGGGATGGTCAAGGACCTGCTGCGCGGCCACTACGGACTGGATATCCTGGCGCTGGTGGCGATTATCGCCTGTCTGCTGGTCGGCGAGTACCTGGCGTCCCTGATCATCGTGCTGATGCTTTCCGGCGGCGAAGCCCTGGAGGACTTCGCCCAGCGCCGGGCCACCAGCGAGCTCTCCGCGCTGCTGGACCGCTCCCCACTGCAGGCCCACCTCGCCGCGGATGAGTCCGGTCAGGATGTCGCCGACGTCCCGGTGGAACAGGTGGAGGTCGGCGACCTTTTGCTGGTGCGTCCCGGCGAACTGGTTCCCGTCGACGGCCTGATGCGTTCCGAGGCTGGAAGCTTCGATGAATCCTCGCTGACCGGCGAACCGCTTCCGGTGATCCATGCCAGGGGGTCCGAGGTGATGTCGGGGTCGGTCAACGGATCGCAGGCCGTCTACCTGCAGGCGCTGCGACGCAGCAGCGACAGCCAGTACCAGCAGATCATCGCGCTGGTACGGCAGGCACAGGACTCCAAGGCACCGGTGGTGCGGCTGGCCGACAAGTTCGCGATTCCCTTCACCCTGCTGTCCCTGCTGATTGCGGGCATCGCCTGGGCGGTGTCCGGAGACCCGGTGCGCTTCGCCCAGGTCCTGGTGCTCGCCACCCCCTGTCCCCTGCTGATTGCCGTGCCGGTCGCCTTCCTGGGCGGCATGTCCCGCGCGTCCAAGGAAGGTGTGGTGGTCAAGGGCGGGGCCGTACTTGAGCAGCTCGCCAAGGTCCGCAGCGCCGCCTTCGACAAAACCGGCACCCTGACCGCAGGCCGGCCCGCGCTGCTCGGCATCCAGACGCAGCTGGATCCGGACGAACTGCTGCAACTGGTAGCCTCCGCTGAGCAGTTCTCCACCCATGTCATGGCCGCGGGCCTGACCGCGGCGCTTGCCGACCGGGGGCTGCCGCTGCTTCCTGCCGAAGACGCGCAGGAAGTGGCCACCAACGGCGTCAGCGCCCTGGTCGACGGGCGCCGGGTAGCCGTGGGCAAGCCGTCGTTCATCGCCGCCATAGACCCTGCCCTGGAGCGGGTCGAGCTTGAGCCGGGGCAGTCCGCGGCCTACGTCGCGGTGGACAACAGCTTCGCCGGCGTGATCCTGATGGCCGACGCACCGCGCCCTGAAGCCTCCGCGGTGCTGCGCTGGATGCGCGACCACGGCGTGGAAAACCAGGTCATGCTCACCGGCGACGTGGAACAGACCGCGCTGGGCGTCGCCGCCCAGGTGGGCATCGGCAAGGTCGAAGCGGAGCTTCGCCCGGGGCAGAAAGTCCAGCTGCTCAAGGACATGCAGCCCCGGCCGGTCCTGATGCTGGGCGACGGCACCAACGACGCCCCGGCACTGGCCGCCGCGGACATCGGCATGGCCATGGGCTCGCGCGGCTCCACCGCGGCCGGGCAGGCCGCCGACGCGGTGGTCCTGCGTGATTCGCTCGGACCGGTGGCCCAGGTGATGGCCATCAGCCGCTACACCCTGAGCGTGGCGCACAGCGCCATCTGGATCGGCATCGGGCTGAGCGTTGGGCTCATGCTGGTCGCCACCACCGGTGTGATTCCGGCGGTGACCGGAGCCCTGCTGCAGGAGGTCGTGGATCTGGTGGTCATCGTCTATGCGCTGCGCACGCTGCGCGGGCCCCGCCCCGCCGACTTCCACGGTGCGCTGCCGACCCAGTCGACCGTCGCCTTGGCGCAGCATGTGCGCAGCAGGGATTGA
- a CDS encoding 6TM ABC transporter family protein: protein MYSNGKNTAHSGEGRLVGNIVTLVIFFVMFAAGIYVLGYWTLEVAWWPTLVGFALMFLAFAIPMHLMGRAEKAEDLVAAANAHQN, encoded by the coding sequence GTGTACTCGAACGGCAAGAACACTGCCCATTCTGGTGAAGGCCGCCTTGTCGGCAACATTGTTACCCTCGTGATCTTCTTTGTGATGTTCGCAGCGGGTATTTACGTTCTGGGCTACTGGACCCTTGAGGTCGCTTGGTGGCCAACCCTGGTTGGCTTCGCTCTGATGTTCCTGGCTTTCGCAATCCCAATGCACCTCATGGGTCGTGCTGAAAAGGCCGAGGATCTGGTTGCAGCGGCTAACGCTCACCAGAACTAG
- the deoC gene encoding deoxyribose-phosphate aldolase — MTELSAREIASYIDHTLLAQNASREQIVQICEEAKKYEFKSVCVNPLWVSTVSRELEGSEVLTCSVIGFPLGASATDTKVFETKHAVADGANEIDMVIDVAAALRGDRDALVNEIFAIAQAAHEGGAILKVIIETCLLTEEAKVLACEAAKAAGADFVKTSTGFSTGGATVEDVALMRKTVGPDMGVKASGGVRSVETARAMIAAGATRLGSSSGVAILEGEQSGSSY; from the coding sequence ATGACTGAACTAAGCGCCCGCGAGATCGCAAGCTACATCGATCACACCCTATTGGCTCAGAACGCGTCCCGTGAACAGATCGTGCAGATCTGCGAGGAAGCCAAGAAGTACGAGTTCAAGTCGGTCTGCGTCAATCCGTTGTGGGTCTCTACCGTTTCGCGCGAGTTGGAAGGCTCCGAGGTGCTGACCTGCTCAGTGATCGGTTTCCCACTGGGCGCTTCAGCAACAGACACCAAGGTTTTCGAGACCAAGCATGCTGTAGCTGACGGTGCCAATGAAATCGACATGGTGATCGACGTTGCCGCCGCCCTGCGTGGCGATCGCGATGCCCTGGTCAACGAGATCTTCGCCATTGCCCAGGCCGCCCATGAGGGTGGAGCCATCTTGAAGGTCATCATCGAAACCTGCCTGCTGACCGAGGAAGCCAAGGTCCTGGCATGCGAGGCCGCCAAGGCCGCTGGCGCCGATTTCGTCAAGACATCTACCGGTTTCTCCACCGGTGGCGCAACCGTTGAAGACGTTGCCCTGATGCGCAAGACCGTTGGTCCGGACATGGGAGTCAAGGCTTCCGGTGGCGTGCGCAGCGTCGAAACTGCTCGTGCCATGATTGCAGCGGGCGCAACTCGACTAGGTTCTAGCTCAGGAGTTGCTATCCTAGAAGGAGAGCAAAGCGGTTCCAGCTACTAG
- a CDS encoding phospho-sugar mutase: MNHTQKIQLLDAAGKWAAQDPDPQTQEELQLLIQRVTEGDALAFEDISERFSGVLEFGTAGLRAELGAGPMRMNRVVVMRTAAGIARFLSEQANGQYTPKVVIGFDARFNSDVFAQDSAGVFAAAGFEVLLMPSALPTPVLAWAVREFSAEAGVMVTASHNPPRDNGYKVYVGGRITDASGRGAQIVSPIDAQIASLIDHEQPVAQIPRALSGWQVLPAIGTEGDIEAAYLASIHPIIDAPNEQDAARKNLRIVVSAMHGVGGHTMRQALLNAGFPDVHMVAEQEHPDPIFPTVKFPNPEEPGAIDLSLELARKVGADLVIANDPDADRCAAAILDGDAWRMLRGDEVGWLLGDQVSKTLPEGKKLANSIVSSRMLAAIAKDAGREHEETLTGFKWISRVEDLGYGYEEALGYCVAPELVRDKDGISAGIVLADLAAQLKADGSTISVRLDELAAKHGVHVTDQLSLRFTDLAQIPVLMDKIRKNAPASLGGSDVSEVTDLSEGTEKLPATNAMVLHTFAGARVIVRPSGTEPKLKCYLETIEPVDDLADVPEARKRATAQVLAIKDELAAYLNAN; the protein is encoded by the coding sequence GTGAATCACACGCAGAAGATCCAGTTGCTTGATGCGGCGGGCAAGTGGGCAGCCCAGGATCCCGATCCGCAAACGCAGGAAGAACTGCAATTGCTGATCCAGCGCGTCACCGAGGGTGACGCGCTGGCCTTCGAGGACATTTCCGAGCGCTTCAGCGGCGTGCTGGAATTCGGCACCGCCGGCCTGCGAGCCGAGCTGGGCGCCGGCCCAATGCGCATGAACCGCGTGGTGGTCATGCGCACCGCCGCAGGCATCGCCCGGTTCCTGAGCGAACAGGCCAACGGACAGTACACCCCTAAGGTTGTCATCGGATTCGATGCGCGCTTCAACTCCGATGTCTTTGCCCAGGATTCTGCCGGTGTCTTCGCCGCTGCCGGCTTTGAGGTCCTGCTCATGCCATCGGCCTTGCCCACCCCGGTCTTGGCTTGGGCCGTACGCGAATTCAGTGCCGAAGCCGGCGTTATGGTCACTGCAAGCCACAACCCTCCACGAGACAACGGCTACAAGGTCTACGTCGGTGGCAGGATCACTGATGCCTCGGGCCGTGGTGCGCAGATCGTCTCGCCGATTGATGCGCAAATCGCGTCCTTGATCGACCATGAGCAGCCCGTGGCCCAGATTCCGCGTGCTCTCTCCGGCTGGCAGGTACTGCCGGCGATTGGCACCGAGGGCGATATCGAAGCCGCATACCTTGCCTCGATCCACCCGATCATCGATGCCCCGAACGAACAGGATGCGGCGCGCAAGAACCTGCGCATCGTGGTTTCAGCGATGCACGGAGTCGGTGGCCACACCATGCGCCAGGCTTTGCTCAACGCTGGTTTCCCTGACGTGCACATGGTCGCCGAGCAGGAACATCCCGATCCGATCTTCCCCACCGTGAAGTTCCCTAACCCCGAAGAACCCGGCGCCATCGATTTGTCGTTGGAGCTGGCCCGCAAGGTAGGGGCAGACTTGGTCATTGCCAATGACCCTGATGCTGACCGCTGCGCCGCGGCCATCCTCGATGGCGATGCGTGGCGAATGCTTCGCGGCGATGAAGTGGGATGGCTGCTGGGAGACCAGGTTTCCAAGACCTTGCCAGAAGGCAAGAAGCTGGCCAATTCCATCGTGTCTTCGCGCATGCTGGCGGCCATTGCCAAGGATGCCGGACGCGAGCACGAAGAGACCCTGACCGGATTCAAATGGATCTCCCGCGTTGAAGACCTGGGATACGGCTATGAGGAAGCTCTGGGCTACTGCGTAGCTCCGGAGCTGGTGCGCGACAAGGACGGCATTTCAGCGGGTATCGTCCTCGCTGATCTGGCAGCCCAGTTGAAGGCAGATGGAAGCACCATCTCGGTTCGCCTGGATGAGTTGGCCGCCAAGCACGGCGTGCACGTTACCGACCAGCTGTCCTTGCGTTTCACCGACTTGGCGCAGATCCCGGTACTGATGGACAAGATCCGCAAGAACGCCCCGGCATCGTTGGGCGGCTCCGATGTTTCCGAGGTCACCGACCTGTCCGAAGGCACCGAGAAGCTTCCCGCGACCAACGCCATGGTTTTGCATACCTTCGCTGGTGCCAGAGTGATTGTGCGCCCCTCGGGCACAGAGCCTAAACTCAAGTGCTACTTGGAAACTATTGAGCCGGTTGATGATCTGGCTGATGTCCCTGAAGCTCGCAAGCGCGCCACCGCCCAGGTCTTGGCCATCAAGGATGAATTGGCAGCTTACCTGAATGCCAACTAG
- a CDS encoding purine-nucleoside phosphorylase encodes MHNDPQALAAQAAQAIAEQTGVEKHDIALVLGSGWGQAAELIGETTHTLDATSIPGFHAPAVPGHKGSISSILTATGKRVLVLGARTHYYEGRGVRAVVHPIRTAAATGCEQLVLTNGCGGLNPDWTPGTPVMISDHINLTATSPLEGATFVDLTDLYSSRIRGLAREVDATLDEGVYAQFTGPHYETPAEVQYAKAIGADLVGMSTALEAIAARHAGMEIFGMSLVTNLAAGISPVPLSHEEVIEAGQAAGPRISKLLAQIIAKL; translated from the coding sequence ATGCATAATGACCCACAGGCCCTGGCTGCACAGGCTGCCCAGGCAATCGCCGAACAGACCGGCGTCGAAAAACACGACATTGCGCTGGTTCTCGGCTCCGGTTGGGGCCAGGCCGCCGAACTCATCGGCGAAACCACCCACACCCTGGATGCCACCTCCATCCCAGGCTTCCATGCCCCGGCAGTACCCGGCCACAAGGGCAGCATCTCCTCGATCCTGACTGCCACCGGCAAGCGCGTACTGGTCCTCGGTGCCCGCACCCACTACTACGAAGGACGCGGCGTGCGCGCTGTTGTCCACCCGATCCGCACCGCTGCGGCCACCGGCTGCGAGCAGCTGGTCCTGACCAACGGCTGCGGCGGCCTGAACCCGGACTGGACCCCGGGCACCCCGGTGATGATCTCCGACCACATCAACCTCACCGCCACTTCCCCGCTGGAAGGTGCGACCTTCGTCGACCTGACCGATCTGTATTCCTCGCGCATCCGCGGCCTGGCTCGCGAAGTCGATGCCACCTTGGATGAAGGCGTCTACGCGCAGTTCACCGGACCGCACTACGAAACCCCGGCCGAAGTCCAGTACGCCAAGGCAATCGGCGCCGACCTGGTTGGCATGTCCACCGCGTTGGAAGCCATCGCGGCCCGCCACGCAGGCATGGAGATCTTCGGCATGTCCCTGGTCACCAACCTGGCCGCCGGCATCAGCCCGGTACCGCTGAGCCACGAAGAAGTAATCGAAGCCGGCCAGGCTGCCGGTCCGCGCATTTCCAAATTGCTGGCACAGATCATCGCGAAGCTCTAA
- a CDS encoding NAD(P)H-quinone dehydrogenase: MNVSADRRNEATRLVILGGGPGGYEAAMGAAQLGANVTVVERAGMGGSAVLTDVVPSKTLIATADAVRRVKHAETFGVHVDGLDSAVTDFSVVNHRLLDLAKEQSSDIRTTLERAGVRIVIGEGRLLDDHTVAVSHPDGSEQKIEADAMLIAVGAHPRELPTAKPDGERIFNWTQIYNMNEVPEHLIVVGSGVTGAEFASAYNLLGAKVTLVSSRDRVLPGEDADAAGVLEDAFKENGVNVVSQARAEGVERQGDRVLVTLADGRVLEGSHCLVAVGGIPNTANMGLEEAGVQLTDSGHIKVDGVSRTTATNIYATGDCTGVFALASVAAMQGRIAVAHLLGDSVKPLNLDLVASNVFTSPEIATVGVTQRAVAEGKYQANIIKVDLNTNARAKMMNVDQGFVKIVSRKGSGTVIGGVVVAPRASELIFSLALAVQNSLHVDDVAETFTVYPSLSGSLAEAARRLHRHR; the protein is encoded by the coding sequence GTGAATGTGAGCGCAGATCGTAGGAATGAAGCAACCCGTTTAGTTATTCTCGGTGGTGGACCTGGCGGATACGAAGCTGCCATGGGGGCGGCCCAATTGGGCGCCAATGTCACCGTCGTAGAACGTGCCGGCATGGGCGGTTCGGCAGTCTTGACCGACGTCGTGCCTTCCAAGACCCTGATTGCTACCGCAGACGCAGTGCGCCGCGTGAAGCATGCCGAGACTTTTGGAGTGCACGTTGATGGCCTGGATTCGGCCGTCACTGACTTCTCAGTGGTTAACCACCGCCTGTTGGACCTTGCCAAGGAACAGTCTTCGGATATCCGAACGACCCTTGAGCGTGCCGGCGTGCGCATCGTGATCGGTGAGGGCCGGCTGCTCGATGACCATACGGTTGCCGTTTCGCACCCAGATGGTTCCGAGCAGAAGATCGAAGCCGATGCCATGCTGATTGCCGTAGGCGCCCACCCGCGTGAGCTGCCTACCGCGAAGCCGGACGGCGAGCGGATCTTCAACTGGACCCAGATCTACAACATGAACGAGGTGCCCGAGCACCTGATCGTCGTTGGTTCCGGTGTGACCGGTGCTGAGTTCGCTTCGGCCTACAACTTGCTCGGTGCCAAGGTCACGCTGGTTTCCTCGCGCGACCGCGTGCTGCCCGGCGAGGATGCAGACGCAGCGGGCGTGCTGGAAGATGCTTTCAAGGAGAACGGCGTTAACGTTGTTTCCCAGGCTCGCGCCGAGGGCGTGGAGCGCCAGGGCGACAGGGTGCTGGTCACCTTGGCGGATGGTCGCGTGCTCGAAGGCAGCCACTGCCTGGTTGCAGTGGGCGGCATCCCCAATACCGCCAACATGGGTCTGGAAGAAGCCGGTGTGCAGCTGACCGACTCGGGCCACATCAAGGTCGATGGCGTTTCGCGCACTACCGCAACGAACATCTACGCCACCGGTGACTGCACGGGCGTCTTCGCCCTGGCTTCGGTAGCAGCCATGCAGGGCCGCATTGCCGTGGCCCACCTGCTCGGCGACTCGGTAAAGCCATTGAACCTGGATCTAGTGGCATCCAACGTCTTCACCTCCCCGGAAATCGCTACCGTGGGTGTGACCCAGCGTGCGGTTGCCGAGGGCAAGTACCAGGCCAACATCATCAAGGTTGATCTGAACACCAACGCTCGCGCCAAGATGATGAACGTGGACCAGGGCTTCGTGAAGATCGTTTCCCGCAAGGGCTCGGGCACTGTTATCGGCGGTGTTGTGGTTGCTCCGCGTGCCAGTGAATTGATCTTCTCGCTGGCACTGGCGGTCCAGAACAGCCTTCATGTTGATGACGTGGCTGAGACCTTCACCGTTTACCCGTCGTTGTCCGGTTCGCTGGCCGAAGCGGCACGTCGCCTGCACCGTCATCGGTAG
- a CDS encoding IS256-like element ISAar5 family transposase: MGIESISVKLTGQSHTCIICHSRLKKNGTTSKGTQRWRCITCNASTVFKREDTTARNQLTGFVSWLMSKHSQAEFGGGTGRTFRHQTAWCWNVHPYLHHTGEVFDEIQVDGIYLRQGWCLLIAIAHGRVIGWQWCDREKAEAWTVLVQHFPEPKVVVTDGGSGLMKALKEFWPNVKIQRCLVHIQRNVRTYLTLNPRLPAGKSLRRLSLKLTKIRTQEAAAEWIAAFAAWHAENHELINERTYAADWSGAWPRGLRRNRKWWYTHDRLRSAYESMNKALRRGHLFTYLDKDLNGLGINATTNMIEGAVNSGIRAMIFYHRGMPIEHRRRACEWFCWTHADEGNRPALRTLLRPEHYTPETKKKAQHMVDEAPIGPELYGTGPSAEDGQFIRSGWMRNIY, translated from the coding sequence ATGGGTATTGAATCCATAAGTGTGAAGCTTACTGGACAATCCCATACTTGTATTATCTGTCATTCCCGACTGAAGAAAAACGGAACCACCTCCAAAGGAACCCAGCGCTGGCGCTGCATCACCTGCAATGCCAGCACCGTTTTCAAACGCGAAGACACCACCGCCCGCAACCAACTCACCGGCTTCGTCTCCTGGCTGATGAGCAAACATTCCCAAGCCGAATTCGGCGGCGGAACCGGCCGCACCTTCCGGCATCAGACCGCTTGGTGCTGGAACGTGCACCCCTACCTGCATCACACCGGCGAGGTCTTCGACGAGATCCAAGTCGACGGCATCTATCTGCGCCAAGGCTGGTGCCTGCTGATCGCCATCGCTCACGGACGTGTCATCGGATGGCAGTGGTGCGACCGCGAAAAAGCCGAGGCGTGGACCGTGTTGGTGCAGCATTTCCCCGAACCGAAAGTCGTGGTGACCGACGGCGGATCAGGCTTGATGAAAGCGCTCAAAGAGTTCTGGCCGAACGTGAAAATTCAACGCTGCTTGGTGCATATCCAGCGCAACGTGCGCACCTACCTGACCCTGAATCCGCGTTTGCCTGCAGGGAAGTCGTTACGTCGTTTGAGCCTGAAACTCACGAAAATCCGGACCCAGGAAGCTGCGGCAGAATGGATTGCCGCCTTCGCTGCGTGGCATGCCGAAAACCACGAGCTGATCAATGAACGCACCTACGCTGCTGACTGGTCCGGTGCCTGGCCGCGGGGCCTGCGACGCAACCGCAAGTGGTGGTACACCCACGATCGGCTACGCAGCGCCTACGAGTCGATGAACAAAGCCCTGCGACGCGGGCATCTGTTCACCTACCTGGACAAGGACCTGAACGGCTTGGGAATCAACGCGACGACGAACATGATTGAAGGTGCGGTGAATTCCGGCATCCGGGCCATGATTTTCTATCACCGCGGGATGCCCATTGAGCATCGCCGGCGGGCGTGCGAGTGGTTCTGCTGGACTCATGCGGATGAAGGAAACCGCCCGGCCTTGCGGACACTGTTGCGTCCGGAGCATTACACTCCCGAAACGAAGAAGAAGGCGCAGCACATGGTTGATGAAGCACCAATCGGCCCGGAGCTTTATGGCACCGGCCCCAGCGCTGAGGACGGGCAATTCATTCGCAGTGGTTGGATGAGAAATATCTACTAG